Within Rhododendron vialii isolate Sample 1 chromosome 12a, ASM3025357v1, the genomic segment CGTGGAATATTTGGATAATAGCACCTCATACGAATGGGCAACATTCATCACCGAAGATGTCATCCAAGAACTAAAcagaagggcttcttcaaaaccaacaaaagtagGAGGATGCGTAATGGGGCTTATGGTAACAATAACTTCCcactttttaacttttatagTTTTTCCAATTGTTTGTTATGTTTTAAACTAATTTGTGCCTTCTTTTGAAAATAGTATTGGCTCTGTGAGCATGTGTCTATAATTAAACAATGAGATCCACAAATCATACCAAGGTTCATCAAGTGGAGGCTTAGTGATCTAACCAAGGCATTACGTACAAACAACTTGGACTCTCTTGATCCGCAAACGGTAAATATTAGATAGAGTTATGTATTTGTCTTAGGAACATAGATGATCAATTATAAAACAGTTTTGGTGCTACATGTGATTTATAAACGTCATTGTTTATTGTATCTTTTTTAAGGTATTCTCCTCAGAGTTGGAGCCATACGACAAAGAGGAAGAGTTGTATCGGTTTTTCCAAGTACCCGAACACGATGCTGATGTCAAGGCCAGTAAGTTGAAGATAGCAGTTGACAAGTCGGTCGACGAGGTCGTGGAGGATACAAGTGATGAGGATACGGATAATGAGCAGGATGAAGTGGTAACCCTCCGAGGTATAATCAGAAAGTTGACCAAAGAAAATGTGGAAAAGGACCGGATAATTTTTGATCTTCAGAAGGAAAACGAGGAGAAAAATTTCACAATTGCTGAACTCAGGAGAAGGATTACGAAGCATCCACAAAACACAACACCTGGTTTAAGATTAGGAGGCATTTTCGCACAGTTTGACAAAGACCACCTTGAACACGAAAATATTACTTTACAGACAGAGATTGGTGGCATGATCATAGATAAAGACATTGTTGAAGAAAAACTGGAAGTCGCCGGAGATATCATTGATGATTTTGTGACACACAATGTTACACAAATGTACCAGGTATCTCATATATATTAGGTTATGTATGTATGTTTTTTTATAATCCTATATATTAGGTTATATATGTAGGGTTACATATGTAGGCAGTAAGTTAACAATTATAAGTAAtggttgttttttgaaaacagaCAGTTGAAAATGTGGGTGAGAAAGAGTCCAATGCTGAAAAAGTggatgccgagagagagaaacatgaaatagaaaatttggaagaagaagaagacgacgacgacaaagaagaagaagaaggagaagaaggagtGGGGGGGTTTGAAATTGTCCATGATGAGGGTGGGCCAGAGAAAATAATGGTGCCAGATGCAAAAGTGGACAGTACGACTGTAGAGGCATACATGAGTACACTAGGATGCAACACACCTAAAAGAAAGAGGGGAAGAACCAAAATAAAAGTGAAATCAACGTCACTGACTAAAGGAGTGAAGAAAACTTTCACCAGAGTGGAGAAGCGGTTAGACGATTATGTCtacgttgatttgaaaaagggaGCAAAGAATATATCGAAACAAAAGTGGAATCCAAGTGAAACACCATTGATTCACTTGCTCCCGAATACCGATGCGAACCTATTGCAACAAACTGTTGATTATTCTGACGCAGATCTCACATAAGTAAAAATATTACATATTTATTGACTCTATGCTGATCTCAAGTACGTTTTTGCTAATATTTTGTTGGTACACATGTGTGATAACAGTTGTACTGTCTGGACCAATGATGTGACGAGAGAAGTTGTACCTCTGGAAGACATAATGAAACTCTTGCAAGGAAGGAACGTCTCAAACTGGATATGGAAATCCTATCTCATATCATACTGCAAATACATAACAAATTGGGTATTGGTCGATTCAGTTCTTACTTAAATATGGAAACTAATGCAGATGATCGATGGTCTCGCTCGTATGTTAACAATCCAACTGGATAAAGATAATCTTAACCATGGTAACGTTGCATATTTTCCATGTACAATCTGGGTAAGCAACATCTAATTTACTTCGTAAATGATTGCTTATTTAAGGTTATATATGATCATCTGTCTACTATATTGGGCTGTAATTCTGCTGCTGCTGTAGTTCTGTTAGTCCAGTTCTGTTATTTCAGTTGTTGCTGATGTTTTGGTGCTTAAAATCTAATTGAGAAGGGGTGCAGCTGCTACTGCTCCTGTTTATTACAACCTCTGATGTTTTGCTGCTAGTTTTCTGTCTTGGCTACTGTTTTTAAGTAAAAATGGTGTCTTATACGGCTGCAATTTGATATTTCGTACAGCTCTGTATCAGATTGTAACCTGTTTctcttcgtatatatggttacATAAACGTTGCTGGAATTAAGATGCTGCTGCTGTTCTGTTGTGTGCAACAGATGTAATATTCTGTTTTCCTTTGCACACAGCTGTTCTGTTGTTTTCTACTGCTACTGTTGTAAGATGGTATATAGCACCTAGTTGAGCTACTTCCtaaattcaagaacaaaaacTTAAAATGATATATCAAATGAAGCCTCTAAATTCCATATATTAACTCAGTTGAACTTCATAAGCTTGCTTAATCATAAAGTACATTAACGTTTTATATCACCTCCATACAACTAATAAAGACCAAGCACAAGTTTTGCAATGACTTGTCAGTAACATAACTTTTCATGTACGAAGCATCCCTTTAAACTTGGGTTATGAATGtaatgttatataacgttatataacttCAATAACGTCATATACAGTGTACTTACAATAATatcatataacgttatataactgAAATAAAGTTATAACAGGAGGTAATAGAATGCTATATAATGTTAAAGTATATAACCTAATATACTAATATAAGCTCATATGAAAAGATTGCATTACATGATATTTGCATTACACTCATATtaactcgtttttttttatttacatatttttttcatctttgctaATCTCAAGTAAGTtattgctgtttttttttttttttgaattacatATATGATTATCTATCTACTGTCCTTATAACATTTTCCAATGCAACAGACTATACTACACAAAGAGAAAAGCGACATAAGAATAGTTTTGCTCGACGTAAAGCTTCATCGTGTGTTTGAAAACGTCCGGCAACATGGGACTAAATACTATCAGTACTTGGTATTCCCTATGAATGGCAGCGGGGACAAACCGCTAAGATTTACACCGTACCATTGGACCATTCTGTTATTTGATGTTAGGAAAAAGAACTAGATGCACTACAATTCGTTGAAGAAGAGAGACGACAGAGATCCAATTCTGAAAGACGCTACCATTGTGGTACACTTACTAATACCATATACCCAAATACTCATAATTCCATTCACGAACAATATCAACACCACTAATGTTGTGCTTTCTAAATGTATAAAAAATACGTAGAGAATTACATGAATGACAGGCATGCTGAGCTGAAGAACCAAAGTACCGATTCAGAAGTACTATTTGAAGACCAGAAATTCGATGCTCCAATCTGCTCACCTAAAAATGCTccacaacaaaaaaatacatcGTAAGCTTCGAACCACCACAAAACTCCTACATACAGCAGTTTGCAAAGAACTCCAAATAAACTTATCTTATTTATTTGCCTCGAAACTATGCAATGTTGATTGTGGGGTTATCGTATGCATGCTCATGGAACTAGTGGTGCACCTTGAGCCAATCCCAAAAACATTGCTGAAGACTGAAATTGTTCAGTTTAGAGCTGGTTTAGTCTCTCGATTTTTGAACGATGAAGGAAGAAACTGGACAATAAAGAAATGGAAAGCCAGACGGATGGAGAAGGGGTCGCAATGACCATTCGTGAGATGGGTAGTGAGATGATGATGAGAATGTTTGTGATATGGGGAGTGAGATAGTGTCCTCAGGACAAATgtggttttaatttgtttgtaaaGATAGCAGAAAGATTTTTCTTGGACTTACATAATACTAAACTCTTGGATGGTTCAAGCCCAACAAAATTTGACTTGACCACTGACTTGTAAAAAAAACCCTATCTTGTATGGTTCATTCCAAACAAACTTTATTGAGTTGTAATAATGTTGCTGCTGTAGTTCTGTTAGTCCATTTCTGTTTGTTCAATTGTTGCTGATATTTTGGTACTAAAAATATAATTGAGAAGGGTTGCAGCTGCTACTGCTCCTGTTTAATACAATCTCTGGTGTTCTGCTACTAGTTTTATGTCTTGGctacttttttaaaataaagatggTGTCTTATACGGTTGCAATCTCATCTGCTGCAGTTTCTCTGTATTCTGAAACTGGGTTGTTACTGTTTTGTTGCCTGTTATGCAGCTGTTTTGATGCTGTTATGCTGTCCAATTTATCCACATTTGATGTTCTAAATGCTTTTGTAACAGAATGTGTAAAGCAGAATGTGTAAAGCTCTATTGTTCTGCTGTTCAATTCATCCTGTTATGCTATCAACCGAATGTGTAATTGGCTTTTGTAAAGGCCTGTGGCCTATTCATGtgttatttgattttgaatagGCATGTGGCGTATTAGCTACGATGTATATTAGGTTGtgtcatgtgtttttttttcctctttctagAGGGGATTGAAACATTCGTTTTGCATtgtaaattattttgttttgttttctattgCAAGCtggtttatccaaaaaaaagatatatctTCATACACCTGATCAAGACCAAGTACAAATTTTACAATGAATTGTCAGTAACGTAACTTTTCATGTACAAAACATCCCTTTAAACCTTGCTTATGAATTAGTtatcaaaaaactaaacaacATTACAAACATATATGGTCATATAATTGAGTATGGCATACGTAACCCTAAAAAGCAGCCATACGTAATGTtatttaacgttatataactataataacgttatatacagtgtaccTAAACAGGAGAATATAaaatgttatataacgttaatATGTCAAACTGTGCAAAACTCATGTATACAAAATATTAAACTCTTTATTTATCCATAATCCAAACGAAACAACTTCAATATATAAGCATGaataaggcaaaaaaaaaaaacccccaactTTATTCTATTCTTCATCATAATCTCTCCTTTATTCTCATATTTGACTCATTGCCTCATATATCGCTTAGCTCTTTGCATGTTCTTCGGTTGTGCTTTGAAGCCTTATGGCACCTCCCACATTTATTTGGCCTAGTATATGACTCTTCACCCCTTGAACGAATGCATTTAACTTTGGGCCTACCTGCTGGCCGCCTATTCCGTGGAGGGTTTATAACCCGGTCACCTTCCGTTGTAAAATCAGGAATGTCACTCTCTACAACTGGATATATGGGTTCTTCATAAAGtcctgctactggtacagatttttgtgcacagattgtgcacagattttgtggtggggcccaccacgggtcccacaaaaataatccgacccgttcattaaatgtaaaatattttttcaagagttcccgtagaaaattagctcaatctaatacctataagtgctcgatctaatcatctaaattttcattcagattttcggataatgaaaagttagataattagatcaagcatctataggtattgaattgagctgattttttacaggaacccttgaaaaaatgttttacatttaatgaacggctcggatcatttgtaagggacctgtggtgggccccacaaaaaaatttgtgcataaTCTgtacacaaaaatctgtaccagtagcatttttgttcttCATATGCACGCCGATATGCATCAATAAGGTATAACGGATCCATGTGGTCCACCAAAGTTCCTTCCCCACCGCAAGCTTTTATAATAACCGTTGCAGCATGCCTACACATGAAACCGGTAGACTGCCATTGACCACAAGAGCACGTCCTTTCCTCAACAGATACTACCTTCGGGGGAAGACAACGCACCTCGTACAAACCACCCTTCGACATAATGATCCTCCACGACCTTCCTTTCTTGATAAAACGAGCTAACTTCTTATCCATATTCGGACAAATAACTGAATTCCATTTCATCGACTTTACTCTCTTAGCTGCCATTTGCTTCATAATTTTGCGACGAAGTTCATCAACTAAATAAAAAACAGGCATTTCCCGAGCTTTAAGAATCCAATTGTTAAACGACTCCACAGCACTAAAGCTCATCTCACCGTACCGTTGACCTTCAAAATACGCGTTACTCCAATGCTCTTTGGGGACACTCGCAATAAAGGTCCTAGCTTTATCTCCACCAAATTGGTAAAAGTCTTCCTCCGCAGCTTTGTAAACCGACACCGATGAAGCATATGCACATTTGTTGAACAATTCTACGAGCCTGTTCCGAAAACCTTTCCTAAACCGACCCGGAAAGTGATCCTTCAAGTTAAATGTAGGTGATAAAGACAGTATGCATGATGACAACCGGGGAACATAACAGGAATGTTGTTGACAAGATCTGCGTTACGATCAGTAATAAAGGTAATAGGACGAGTGGACAATGTTCTCCTCAAAAGGCCAAGAAACCAAGTCTAATTAGCATCATTTTCAGCTTCACAAATTGCATAAACTATAGGGAATAAACCTGCACATAATAGAACATACAATGTTATATATTCAAAACTGTAcaaatgaaattaatatataaggttataacATAAACAACGAACACAAACATACATTGATTTGCATCTTTCCTTGTTGCGGCAAGGAGTGTTCCTTTGAATCTACCTTTCAAATGGGTGGCATCAAGACACAGAAAAGGCCGACAGTAATTGAACCCCTTGATACAAGCATCAAATGACACAAATAGCtgtgaaaactctttggttACAGGATCAGATTCTAGCCTCAATACGCTCCCCGGATTCGTAGCCCTTGCAGCTTTAACATACCACCGAAGCCTATCGAATGAACATTCATAATCTCCATACAATTCCCCCCTTGCCTTCTCCACCCCTAACCAAGCATTATGATAGCACaaatcaagaccatacttgtcCGTAAACCAATCCTGCATGTCAATTGGAGAAGTCTTGGATTTTTTCTCAACAATCCTAGCTATCTCATTCGCAACAAGACGGGATGACACGCGCTTATGCTTATTGGTTCGGTACGTTGACCCACAATTATGCTCATTATGACACTTTTTAATATGAAATACTCCATTGGTTCTATTTAAAATAGCATGTACCTTCCATTCACACCCTGTAATAACACAAACAACTGTAACCCTAAGTAAGTCATTTTTCACGAAACGGTACATAAA encodes:
- the LOC131309529 gene encoding uncharacterized protein LOC131309529; this translates as MFICKYGLQIFPVRLSGGAKLKDVLSNICNRWKNLSVGRFFVSYAYEDGYCALQNEFDFENMLFLLSNCDRINAKVDENEHSSRLIVGSTIDEVGDVDEVVDDEVEYVDRMDPAEKAVLAKYAIENDFMYRFVKNDLLRVTVVCVITGCEWKVHAILNRTNGVFHIKKCHNEHNCGSTYRTNKHKRVSSRLVANEIARIVEKKSKTSPIDMQDWFTDKYGLDLCYHNAWLGVEKARGELYGDYECSFDRLRWYVKAARATNPGSVLRLESDPVTKEFSQLFVSFDACIKGFNYCRPFLCLDATHLKGRFKGTLLAATRKDANQCLFPIDHFPGRFRKGFRNRLVELFNKCAYASSVSVYKAAEEDFYQFGGDKARTFIASVPKEHWSNAYFEGQRYGEMSFSAVESFNNWILKAREMPVFYLVDELRRKIMKQMAAKRVKSMKWNSVICPNMDKKLARFIKKGRSWRIIMSKGGLYEVRCLPPKVVSVEERTCSCGQWQSTGFMCRHAATVIIKACGGEGTLVDHMDPLYLIDAYRRLYEEPIYPVVESDIPDFTTEGDRVINPPRNRRPAGRPKVKCIRSRGEESYTRPNKCGRCHKASKHNRRTCKELSDI